Proteins encoded within one genomic window of Aquarana catesbeiana isolate 2022-GZ linkage group LG03, ASM4218655v1, whole genome shotgun sequence:
- the PDCD7 gene encoding programmed cell death protein 7 codes for MERRRRQDDGPWSRPNHGAAHFSQPGDYYHEASSGYPRPGPYTDLSHGRTPGALNSRAQSAAQQQYGPGAPQRIGGSERRLPGALEAEHFHHGRLHSVEDYEDQSGLFSHVSARGDGPLPHRTSNEQRDPHYGGPQPGLPPHRTGNEQRDSHYGGPQPGPPHRTSNEQRDSHYGGPQPGIPPHRTNNEQKESQYGGPQPGLPPHRTGNEQRDSHYGGPQPGPPHRTGNEQRDSHYGGPQPGPPHRTSNEQRDSHYGGPQPGLPPHRTGNEQRDSHYGGPQPGLPPHRTGNEQRDSHYGGPQPGIPHRTGNEQRDSHYGGPQPGLPPHRIGNEQRDSHYGGPQPGIPPHRIVANQHGGPQPGIPPRRTSNEQRDSHYGGPQPEIPPHLLSREARTSHHGGPQPGFPHMQQPGGSQSDIPPRMASMEERTLQYGGPQSGIDHMASIEQHGGSQSDIRLRMASTEQRISQHGEPQPVISHMTSNEQRTSQHGDPRSGILPHMTNIEQRGPQPGVPPHMTSTDQKASRHGDPRSGLPPHMSSIEQRAFHHGGPQSGIPHMASIEQHGGPQSGIPPMASIEQHGGPQSGIPPMASIEQHGGPQSGIPHMASIEQHGGPQSGIPHMASIEQHGGSQLDISPHIATSGPRLSQHGGPQSDILHMTSDEHRLSRHGQHIPPGMTITEQRGFQLGGPLSDILPGMPTAEQRVSQHKAPQPGITSHMTSIKQRTSQHGGPHMVSTGPRVPQFGGPPSDILPHMASVEQRLSQHGAAQPGISHMANTEQRISQHGGHQSDIPPHMASTEQRALQFGGPESGDFKGVPSQPGSIYFGGPRHEELQHKGPGQDPLRVLDSQQQTLNFQNAPQLGEPGISSFAGSQPEGFNPTSLNRPPPNDVFHHRVPPPSIIQQSSTQLPLGPAQNIQHPSNPVQSPYSFPPPLHGPPLNPATIPSFFHPPMDAVFGGPPKEGGQEVSHIQNQAQHPKSVLNQQPERSDNTALFNLHRQDTHMHQEMRPGHPPDPYRTSEVTGMQNNPFFNKSGFQVGNTNFFHQNVPDIRRDPHFSRQQHEKSITNPNGQSEMLVCKEDLADKDLFQRLLYNFLACRKNKLPPPKPESVQTVSIPEARNLIYGALTLVSQLSSLCQSLENNKEEGPSWDEDYEKTKDIKTDLEKRIKALEKPGFIQCVKLKMDRIRKKRLRCQRRRQTSEEEKEAAERAAEREAEIDSWRMRRVQEVEEKKKERELKAAADSVLSEVRRKQADAKKMLDMLKSLEKLRKLRKEAAARKGVSPPPSADETFKNHVIRLRSMVHKRVALYDAEERALRVILEGEQEEERQRDKDKRLKKQREKFLQKQRELDSILFGDDDQLPALHPLQPFRQYYLQAEHSVVSLVQIRHEWDQFLAPPDHPDASSIPRGWVLPMPPSSDIWATALKQTE; via the exons ATGGAGAGGAGGCGGCGGCAGGACGATGGTCCATGGAGCCGGCCTAACCATGGCGCCGCTCATTTCAGCCAGCCCGGGGACTATTATCACGAAGCTTCCTCTGGGTATCCCCGTCCCGGGCCGTACACGGACCTCTCCCATGGACGGACTCCCGGGGCCTTGAACAGTAGAGCTCAGAGTGCGGCTCAGCAGCAGTATGGACCAGGGGCCCCTCAGAGGATCGGGGGGTCTGAGCGAAGACTGCCTGGGGCCCTGGAGGCGGAGCACTTCCATCATGGGCGGTTACATTCAGTAGAGGACTATGAGGACCAGTCGGGTCTGTTCTCTCATGTCAGTGCTAGAGGAGATGGGCCTCTTCCTCATAGAACCAGCAATGAGCAGAGAGATCCTCACTATGGAGGTCCTCAGCCTGGGCTTCCTCCTCATAGGACCGGCAATGAGCAGAGAGATTCTCACTATGGAGGTCCTCAGCCTGGGCCTCCTCATAGGACCAGCAATGAGCAGAGAGATTCTCACTATGGAGGTCCTCAGCCTGGGATTCCTCCTCATAGGACCAACAATGAGCAGAAGGAATCTCAGTATGGAGGTCCTCAGCCTGGGCTTCCTCCTCATAGGACCGGCAATGAGCAGAGAGATTCTCACTATGGAGGTCCTCAGCCTGGGCCTCCTCATAGGACCGGCAATGAGCAGAGAGATTCTCACTATGGAGGTCCCCAGCCTGGGCCTCCTCATAGGACCAGCAATGAGCAGAGAGATTCTCACTATGGAGGTCCTCAGCCTGGGCTTCCTCCTCATAGGACCGGCAATGAGCAGAGAGATTCTCACTATGGAGGTCCTCAGCCTGGGCTTCCTCCTCATAGGACCGGCAATGAGCAGAGAGATTCTCACTATGGAGGTCCTCAGCCTGGGATTCCTCATAGGACCGGCAATGAGCAGAGAGATTCTCACTATGGAGGTCCTCAGCCTGGGCTTCCTCCTCATAGGATCGGCAATGAGCAGAGAGATTCTCACTATGGAGGGCCTCAGCCTGGGATTCCTCCTCATAGGATCGTCGCTAATCAGCATGGAGGTCCTCAGCCTGGGATTCCTCCTCGTAGGACCAGCAATGAGCAGAGAGATTCTCACTATGGAGGTCCTCAGCCTGAGATTCCTCCTCATTTGCTTTCCAGGGAGGCTAGAACATCTCATCACGGAGGTCCTCAGCCTGGTTTTCCTCATATGCAGCAGCCTGGAGGTTCTCAGTCAGATATTCCTCCTCGTATGGCCAGCATGGAAGAGAGAACATTGCAATATGGAG GTCCTCAGTCTGGTATTGATCACATGGCCAGCATTGAGCAGCATGGAGGTTCCCAGTCAGATATTCGTCTTCGTATGGCCAGCACTGAGCAGAGAATATCTCAACATGGAGAGCCACAGCCTGTTATTTCTCATATGACCAGCAATGAGCAGAGAACATCTCAACATGGAGATCCTAGGTCTGGTATTCTTCCTCATATGACCAACATTGAGCAGAGAGGTCCACAGCCTGGTGTTCCTCCTCATATGACCAGCACTGATCAGAAAGCATCTCGTCATGGAGATCCTAGGTCTGGTCTTCCTCCTCATATGAGCAGCATTGAGCAGAGAGCATTCCATCATGGAGGTCCTCAGTCTGGTATTCCCCATATGGCCAGCATTGAGCAGCATGGAGGTCCTCAGTCTGGTATTCCTCCTATGGCCAGCATTGAGCAGCATGGAGGTCCTCAGTCTGGTATTCCTCCTATGGCCAGCATTGAGCAGCATGGAGGTCCTCAGTCTGGTATTCCTCATATGGCCAGCATTGAGCAGCATGGAGGTCCTCAGTCTGGTATTCCTCATATGGCCAGCATTGAGCAGCATGGAGGTTCTCAGTTGGATATTTCTCCTCATATAGCCACCAGTGGACCTAGACTATCTCAGCATGGAGGTCCTCAGTCAGATATTCTTCATATGACCAGCGATGAGCATAGATTATCTCGGCATGGCCAGCATATTCCTCCTGGTATGACCATCACTGAGCAGAGAGGATTTCAGCTTGGAGGTCCTCTTTCTGATATTCTTCCTGGTATGCCCACCGCTGAGCAGAGAGTATCACAGCATAAAGCACCTCAGCCTGGTATTACTTCTCATATGACCAGTATTAAGCAGAGAACATCTCAGCACGGAGGTCCTCATATGGTCAGCACTGGGCCTAGAGTACCTCAATTTGGAGGTCCACCATCAGATATTCTTCCCCATATGGCTAGTGTTGAGCAGAGATTATCACAGCATGGAGCTGCTCAGCCTGGTATTTCTCACATGGCCAACACCGAGCAGAGAATATCTCAGCATGGAGGTCACCAGTCAGATATTCCTCCTCATATGGCGAGCACTGAGCAGAGAGCACTTCAGTTTGGAGGCCCAGAGTCTGGTGATTTTAAGGGTGTACCTTCCCAACCCGGGAGCATTTATTTTGGTGGACCCCGGCATGAAGAATTGCAGCACAAAGGTCCTGGGCAAGACCCGCTCAGGGTGTTAGATTCGCAGCAGCAAACTCTAAATTTTCAAAATGCTCCTCAGCTTGGAGAACCAGGAATTTCATCTTTTGCAGGCTCCCAGCCTGAAGGATTTAATCCAACATCTCTGAATAGGCCACCGCCAAATGATGTGTTCCATCATAGAGTACCCCCTCCAAGTATTATACAGCAGAGCTCTACACAACTACCACTAGGGCCTGCTCAAAACATTCAACATCCCAGCAATCCTGTACAGAGCCCATACAGTTTTCCTCCACCTCTTCATGGACCCCCACTGAATCCCGCAACTATTCCATCCTTTTTTCATCCTCCGATGGATGCTGTATTTGGTGGCCCTCCCAAAGAAGGTGGCCAGGAGGTCTCGCACATTCAGAATCAAGCTCAGCATCCGAAAAGTGTTTTGAATCAGCAGCCAGAAAGGTCAGACAATACGGCTCTTTTTAATCTTCATAGGCAGGACACCCACATGCATCAGGAGATGAGACCTGGGCACCCACCTGATCCCTATAGAACTTCTGAAGTAACAGGTATGCAAAACAATCCATTTTTCAATAAGTCAGGTTTTCAAGTAGGTAATACAAATTTTTTCCACCAAAATGTACCGGACATCCGTCGAGATCCGCATTTCTCACGACAGCAGCATGAGAAAAGTATAACGAACCCAAACGGGCAAAGCGAGATGCTGGTGTGTAAGGAGGACCTAGCAGATAAGGACCTCTTTCAGCGGTTGTTGTACAACTTCCTGGCATGTCGGAAAAATAAGCTTCCTCCTCCTAAGCCTGAATCTGTTCAAACTGTTTCTATACCAGAGGCCCGGAACCTAATATACGGTGCCCTGACCCTCGTCTCACAGCTCAGCTCCTTGTGTCAGAGTCTGGAAAATAATAAAGAGGAAGGACCCTCTTGGGATGAAGATTATGAAAAAACCAAAGACATAAAAACTGATCTGGAGAAAAGAATAAAGGCGCTGGAGAAGCCAGGGTTTATTCAATGCGTTAAATTGAAAATGGATCGAATACGTAAGAAGAGGCTTCGCTGCCAACGCAGGAGGCAAACGAGTGAAGAGGAAAAGGAGGCAGCGGAACGTGCCGCAGAGAGAGAGGCTGAGATCGACAGCTGGAGGATGAGGCGTGTCCAAGAAGTGGAGGAGAAGAAAAAG GAACGGGAACTAAAAGCTGCAGCTGACAGTGTGCTCAGTGAGGTGAGGAGAAAACAAGCCGATGCCAAAAAAATGTTGGATATGCTGAAATCCTTGGAAAAGCTGAGAAAGCTGAGAAAAGAGGCGGCTGCGAGGAAAG GTGTCAGTCCTCCACCCAGCGCAGATGAAACATTCAAAAATCATGTTATCAGGCTTCGCAGCATGGTCCACAAGCGGGTCGCCTTGTATGATGCGGAGGAGAGGGCCCTCAGGGTCATACTGGAGGGAGAACAAGAAGAAGAGCGACAACGGGACAAAGACAAGAGGCTAAAGAAACAAAGAGAGAAATTTCTCCAAAAGCAGCGAGAACTTGATTCTATATTGTTTGGAGATGATG ACCAGCTTCCAGCTCTTCACCCCCTCCAGCCGTTCCGTCAGTACTACCTCCAAGCTGAACACTCTGTTGTATCTCTCGTCCAGATCCG aCACGAGTGGGATCAATTCTTGGCTCCACCTGACCATCCTGATGCCAGTAGTATCCCTCGTGGGTGGGTACTGCCCATGCCACCGTCTAGTGACATTTGGGCTACAGCCCTGAAACAAACAGAATGA